GCCAACTTAGTTTTTGGAAGCTGGTGAGCAGCACTGGCAGCAATATTAACAAACACACAGGGAACATCAGCAAGCAGGTAGTGTTTGACGAATCGGCCTCATCCCATCCCCTGAGGTGGTGTGAGTATCTCCCCAGAGAGCTGGAGCTTTGTTTTGGATTCAGCATCCAGACGCTCTGTGATTTTGGTATTAAGTCAAGgtgattaaatttaaaaatgatccagagttttgttttaaatctaaCTTGTAAAGGATGGGTGATGCTGACGGCTGTGATTTAAAACTTCCAAGGTAACTTGCATGTAATATGTGAGTGTAcaccacatccatgatgagaatctcccgttccaccacatcccaaagctgctctattggactgaGATCGGGTGACTGTGGAGTCCAGTGGACCGGGTGCATGtttaagaaagcagttggagatgatctgagctttgtgacatggtgcattatcctgctggaagtagcatcagaagatgctgcactgtggtcataaagggatggacatggtcagcaacaatactcaggtaggctgtggtggttaaaccaggcaaCGTTGGTAGCTACCGAGGGGCTCCAAGAAAAAATTCCCAAAACAGTTACTAAAGCATTGAGCCAAGGCAGGAAGGATCCTTGCTTTCATGAAGTTTCCGCCAAATTCTGACCCACCATCTGAATATGaaactgaaatggagactcattaCATCAGACATTatttcatcttctattgtccagtgttggtgagtgtgtgtgaattgtagcctcagtttcctgttcttagctgacaggaggcacccggtgtggtcttctgctgctgtagcccatctgcttcaaggttcaacatgttgtgtgttcagagatgctgttctgcagaccttggttggaaccagtgcttatttgactttctgttgcctttccatcatctccaaccagtctgcccattctcctatGACCTcggacatcaacaagacattctggtccagacaactactgctcactggatattttctgttcttcaggTCATTCTTCAGATCAATCTAATAatcatgccacattcaaagtcacaaatccccttttcttcctcattctcatgctcagtttgaacttcagtgtTATTTACAGGTATGTCTTTACATgctaaacaaagtaaaatttaGTGGTCCTGTGATCATTTTTCCAGCGTTGACTGCTCAATTTGTCGTCATGACTGCATGAACGGATTGAATtataatagattttaaaataactgcTTTTTACAACCCAATCAGATCATATGAAGATAACTGGGTGGGAGGAAAGGGTTTCATGGATTTTTGGCTGAAGATGGGTTGCCAGAATTGTTAATGATAATTTAGAAACGTTTAATTCTCTgaagttttatgtaaaaaaaaaaaaaaaaaaaaaaatcattaatggTGAGAGCTTGTTTCTTATCTTGCACAAATTGAGTGACATTCAGCTCTGAATATCAATAACTAGCAAGTTTTTATGTTGACTTGTGTTTTTAAGTTGCAAGCAGGTTCAGCACCAGGGACAGCTCCACATCCATTTATTCTGCATGACCGATTTATTTCAcctcagggggaaaaaaacattgaaCATTCATGTTCTGAGCTGATAAAATGACCCCAGCTTTGTGTTTTAGCTCATGTTGCATAATTTCAATGCCACAGTTTCTGCAAAGGCACCTGTAATTCTTGATGTCAGCTTCAGGAAGTAAAGCCTCTCGGTATTAGTTATCAAATATTTGCGTGTCTGAGCCGCTTGATCGATCGGGTTTTGTCCAAACAGCTCAGTTTGATGCGCCTTCTTTGTATTTCTTATGCTTTGGCTGTTTGTGGGATGCATGTTTGCATtaaccaatttaaaaaaacgTTTGTTCCATGCAGGTAAAAACTGTTAATACAGTTTTGATAGTTGTGTCTGGCCAACCCAAGCGGACACCATCAAGAATCTCCACTTTTCTCCTTCTGCGCTCCTTCAGTTCACTTCATCATATTTATGACCCAgagagaatgaaaaagaaaaaaaaaaaaatattaaaatgctcCCTGTCAGTCCATCACTGCTGCCCCTCAATAGCGCACTGCCTTGCGTCTCCACAGTTGTCCAGTTTCCAAACCGGGTTATCTGTGCTGGCGTTGACGTCAAAGCAGCAGGCTGGATGTATAAAAGTCCCCGGACCTCTCCCGTCGCCGCTCACAGGACTTTTTAGACTCCAACGCTGACATCTGACATCTCACAGACCGACTACAAAGTTCAGCTGCAGCATCTGGAGAGCATAAAGTGAGTACTGACCTACTGCATCTCTGATATTTTGatttagtcttctttttttaagtgtcaCTGAGGATGAGATAGGCAGACATCATGTGAGTTGCGTTAAATTAAATGGACCAGAGTTTACATTTTTAgagatttaacattttatttatgtaattcaTTTGACCTGTGATATTACAATAAAAGTGAATGGTGTAATTGAAATTTGAAGTACCTTTGGCTGTTATTAAATTAGCCAAATAGCTTTAAAGCCTGAAAAGTTCAGGTCTGAAACTGTAGATATGTCCAACTtataaagtgtgtgtttggttcTGTTCTATCTTAATGACATCTTTTGGGTGCAGGACATGAAGTCTGTccccctcctcctgctcctctcctcggtcctcctTTCATCACACCTCCGTCCCGTCGCCGGCAGACCGCACTTCTTTCCCGTCTGGCTGAATGGCAGCGGCCGTCTCCAGACGCAGCAGCTGGACGAAGTGCTTCTCAAAGCGGCTGCGGACAGGGCGGCGTCAGATCTACAGGACGACAACGTCCTGAGATTTCTCCAAAGGAGGAACCCGGATCACCTTCACCTGCTCTCGCCAGAGGAGGAGAGCGAGGAAGAGGCGCTGAGGACCGCGGTGCGGCTGCTGAAGCGCAGCGAGGAACCGCCGCTGTCCATCGACCTGACCTTCCACCTGCTGAGGAATATGATCCAGATGGCCAAGATGGAGAGCCAGCGAGAGCAGGCTCAGCTCAACCGCAAAGTGCTCGACGAGGTGGGGAAGTAAACTTCAGCTCTAAGAAGATGCCTCATAACAGCGCAGCCGCTGTATTAGTATTTATGACCTCTGACATGAGTTTTTGTTCGTGCGCCTGCCTTCTCCACACCATTTTACACACGGTGCCATTTTACGCATCAAAGCAGTCGCCGGTAACGcgtgtatttttgtgttattgaaagaaagaaaaatcttgaACTGTATGGAAAAGGACTTCTCAGACCCCCATGTCCATCCACACGACTCAACACTATGAACTCACCATCTCATCGTATCTTTTCTGGTGGAGTCACCACATAAAGTGGAAACTGTCAGAGATAATTTTAACCCTATGGACCTAAGTAAATCAACTGTTCATTTGTGCCTAAATCAGTTTTTACTGGGTCATGAGTTACTTTTATCCTACAAATCAACCATCTGCAAATGATTAAGTTACATTTTACTCCTGATTGGACTTCTTTAATCCCATACAGAGCTGGCTTCTTTTCAGCAGACTGGATGTCAATAGTGTTAATGTGATGGTTGTGACAGATTCATATTTGCAGTATTGTGGcagcaaataaataatgagAATATTAACAGGCTCTTGTAACTACTGGCACACATTTCACtactttttcatgtttaaagaaGGTTAacctttgacatttttacaaactgaTATCAGTAGAGTCAAACTACTTGGGATTATTTCATGCTTGGtacaaaatgacaaatttctATTGTTTCAACCCTAAAGTTAAGTTTCTGGtgttgagagaaaaaaaggagcacttaattaaaaataattgagGACTTTTGTCTGATTATGTGCTGGATCAAATATTCAACCCCCCTTTTTTTCATAACAGCACTGTTGTATCACTttcacatctcctgatcaaacATGAGGTCAGGAGAGATGGATTATCATTCATAATCTgtcttttgttcctttttctttgagCAGGAGCACTGTCACCTGTACTGTATCAACTGTAGCAAGCTAACctacaaaaaataacaaaaaaatgctttatttcacTGTCAACATTTATGTCTAACACAATCAGATTCGTCTTTGTTTTAGCAGAAGATAAAAATAGCTTTTTGCcatttatattttgtaataaaaaaagtttgaagTAAAAGATTTTTGCAGCttgtttagttattttactGATTTGTGTTTTGAACATATCCctctctctcattctctctctcgctctctctcgctctctcgctctctcttgctctctcttgctctctctcgctctctctcgctctctctcgctctcttgctctctctatatatatatatatatatatatatatatatatgaggacTTTTTCTGAAATACCAAAGTGTTTTATCACCTAATAATTTCTACCAAAGACTGAAAAATCTTCAAATTTACCAGCAGATATCACATGACAACACCAACAagaccatcattatcatcaggTAAAATATTcccattgatttattttgacaaAAACATTCTGGATACAGTCTTTGCCATATTGCATTAATCTTtgctgttcttttgttttattttactcattttattgttttatatttgtggCCATTGTGGGATTTTGTGTTTCTGggtgattgatttttttttacttatttattttttttaactgctttcATTTCTCTGTAAAGCTTCTGCACATCtcacgctcacactcactcctagggaaaaTTTACAGTCACCAATTAagcacacatgcatgttttggATGGTGGAACCTGCAAACTCTAAACAAATATTTCATAtattccctttactatgacttCTATTCAAATAGAaattgtggttgcagagattttctcatttcaaggaaaaaagaaaatattttttaatgtgcatgttgtaaacacacaaactaaattTAATGAGCTAATTGGAATAAACAAGCAAACTGTAATGATAGCAGCTGGAGAATGCAGCACATTGTGACACAAAATATGTCACAGCTTTGATCCTGTTTGTTGAATTTTATCTTTTTGacagaagagttttttttttagtccccGTAGGTTCAGATTTGATTAGAGTGACAGCTGATGGTGTCGTCAACAAGTCTATGAAAGCGATAAGAGGCACAAACATAGAAGTCAAAATGGCCTCCAGCTGCTGCGTTCATGTGACTCAGTCCGAACTGTGGGTGTGTTGATGATTTTTCTGCCTCACCACAACCTGTACTGTGTGTTTCTTTCATGCTCCTTGTTTTGCTTCACAAACGTCATTATCCACTCCGTTGTGTGTCAAAGCACTGACAAATGTTTGTCATCTGTTTCAACGTTTTTCCTTATACCATATCCCAATTTATCCATCCCTGAGAGCTCTCTTTAACACTTCTCCTCACATCTGAGTCCCTCAAATGAAAGATGCAAGCAGAGAAAATGAGGTGACGGATGTTCAACAAAATGAAACATCCTCGCTTCATAGCCATAAGTTTTAACATCATCACTCCCTTATCGAACcagttttttgttattattgtcatgtaagcaagaaatgtgtttgttaataaaatctatGTAAATATATACTGTGTCATAATTCAGGATTAACATGTAATGGTCCTTTTATCGCAGGATACACCTGCATATCATCGTGTAGCTTCTCCACCAAGCCTCCTCTCTCCTCAGTTTTAGCACTTGAGAGATCCTTCAAAAAGTTTTGCTGAGATCACTTTAGGTCATAGACTAGAGAAGAGATAAACGAGGAAACAAGGAGGCTCAAATAAGACAAATGAGTTAAGCCTCATGTGTCAAAGTCAAAAACTAAAGCAGAGAAACGTCCAGCAGCAAACGTTTTTGTCAGATAACCaggaagtgatttttttttttttttcctttggacaaATGCACTCCTGGACAGTCCCACTATGTTTCTCCAGGATGGAaactacaaataaaagcaattgtcaatttccttttttgttattttttttattcaagctGCAATAACGAAAGAAGCAAAACAGTGATTCTTGTTGGCAAAATAAAGAGTAAGATTACTGgatattaatctgattaaataaaaagttagtgGTGGCTTTAGCATAGATTTATACTTGTAGTGTGGAGTTTTTATGTGCAACTCGGCACCCACATTggtattaaaacatctttttcagtaaacttaaaaggaaaaaaagcataAGAAGTTCTGTGTTGACCTTTATGTAGAGATTGGGATGATTCTGATCTCAAAAGTCTAAAAAGTCTCTGAGAATCAACCAGCCGATGAGGGTAAACAGATCAATAATGGTATTTTTGAGCAAAGCCCAAAAAAGCTGAAAGTATACTTTTGATTGAAATCAATGTAGTGCCAAACACAGAGGCACCATCAATTAATCTGGGGGTGATGATTTGTTTTGACTCAGATGGAACCAGAAGAGGAGTCATGACAGATGCTGGTGTCAACGTCTGCAGTCCAGCTGGTGAAATGTATTAAAGCAAGAAATCAACAAACTCTGTTGAATGTAATTTTTGCCTCCAATTGGTGGATGTTTCCACTTTGTCCTCATTTTACTGGTTCAGACTGTCATCCCCATAAATAATGACAGCATCACATTCATTGTTAACAGGCTTAAACAGATCTGCTGCCTTTGTTTTAGTCAgcagcccttttttttttacttgtttatctGTCAGGGACAGAGCATATTAAAAAATATCCACTTATGTAAATATGCCTGATTTAGCCAAAGGGCTAGTTCTCATCTGTTGCCCCTGGCCAGATCTCACAAAGGCTTCCTGGAATAAGGAAAAACTGTGAGGGAATTGTGAGGGAAAACAcgttaataaaaatattaatcaatgagctaaaactgatgaaaaagtGAAGAAGCAGAGACAACAAGTGATAAcatggttaaacatgataacaTCATAGACACAAAGCCAGTAAGtcacaaaacaagacaacataaccaataaacattaaaacataaaaaaggatATATTCCTTATCTATGCTGCTTTATCTATTACAGTtaacgggtaagctggagcctatcccagcattttaacaggtgagaggcagcgtacaccctggacaggtcatcagtccatcgcagggccaacacagaaagagacaaacaaacattcacacactttagagtgaccaattaacctaacatgcatgtctttggacggtgggaagaagccggagtacctggagagaacctacgcatacacggggagaacatacaaactacAAACAAAAAGACCACCGCTCCGAAGTTCAAACCTCCTCCTAGCAGAGGCTTGAGCCACTGACGTAGTAAGCAGCAGGCAATTTCTTTATAGACATGGACACAGAGACGGATCTAGACTTGAATCCAgtttgatattttctctttacCAAGATACATTAAATCAGttaaattgaatattttaagaCATGAAGCTACAAGACAGATCTTTAACatgagaataaaaaagaaataaggggatgtctttaaatttttttaatatctgaatTTCTATAATAATGTTACAAGAATTCTTAAAAGTTAATAGTTTTCATTTACCAATAGCTCAGAAAGGCCCTTAACCTATATGGCCCTCACCCAGGAAGCTGGCAACCAGCCCAACAGGATAATGAATAAACTTTACAGAGAAACTgtcaaacaaaagacaaagtgtGTGTTTCCAGCAATGCTTGGTACAACTAAGTATTTCACTGAGCACCCATGTGGTACCTATGATGCTGCAGCTAGGTGATTGAGGATTGAGGTAGTGTAGTGGTTCCTTGTGGGGTTCATGGGCCACGAAAACCAAGTTCAAGTACCCAGTGTGAGTCACTCAGAAAAGCCCATAACTCCTTAATGGGCAAAGAGAAATTTCTTTAGCAACACACGTCTATCTGTAGATGATAAATACACAGTAAAGTAAGCCGGTCCCATCCAGGAAGCTGGTGACTGGAGTGATGCCTCCATTACTTCCTGCAATGAATTGATCAGAATGAATGATTATTGCAGAGAGAAACAGTCAAAGCATCAAACGTGTCCGTAGATCAACTGTCAGCATGAATGGACAGCACGTTTGGTACAACTGAGTATCTTATTGCAAGAGTTTCCAAAAATGATGCCATGAAAAGGTCAAAGCTGAAAATCATGTGTCACCCTACCATGCAGCAGACATCAGGGAGAGGTAATGTGGTGGCTACTTCAGTGGTTTTGGATCCAGAGGACCTGGGTTCAGTTCCCCAGTGTTCCATCAAAGGCAAATCACTCAGAAAGGCCCTTAACATATAATGGTGGGCCCACTAGCATTTTTGTGGCCCCCTCTCAGGAAGCTGGTGACCAGTCCAACAGGAGAATGACTGAACGTTGCAGAGAAACTGTGAAACACAAGTCAAAGCTTTAAAAGTATCTGTTTCCAACATGCTTGGTGTGGTGTAGTGGATACTTCAGTGGTTTATGATTCAGGAGAACCAAGTTCACATCCCCAGTGTCCAATCAGAGCTGAATCCCTCAGAGAACTCCATGAGACTTTGGATGTATCAAAGAGAAATTTGTTGGAACAATCATCTATATACCATAGTAAAAACCATTTTTAGTAACACACGTCTATCAGTAGATGATATGTACACAGATCAAGCGTTTCACATCGAGCCACTGACTAGCTCAGCTGGTGGGGTTTCCGCCTCCCACTCGGGAGACCTGAGTTCAACTCTGGGTGTGAGGCCACTAAATGCtacggcaagggggagccaggacgccAGAACACAAGGGGGAGTTAACTTCCCCCCTTGAAATAGGATGTTTTATAGTAGGGTAGGGATATATCAACACAGATGACACCTGTGACACTATGATATGATGATGTATGTATGTGCCGTATGTATAGAAGGATTGGATAGGATAGAGTATACGCCCCCAGGTCTGGAATGATGTATCTGAATGATGAATGTTGAATACACATACAGGCCTGGAGTGTAATGGGTTGATAGGTCAGTTCGGTagggtatgtatgtatgtgtgtgcttaaAAGGGTTGCACCACAGGTGTCATCATATGTTGATATATCCCATTATAGGGTTATTGAGTGgcttgattttttaaaaataatttttaacaaaCCAACCAATGGAAGTGCCGTTGCGATTCAGAATGTCTTTTACAAGAGAGAGAGCTGGCCAAAGTAGTAGCCAAATACAGTTTACTGGTGAGGTGAGGGAATTTCTGTGTTCAGTAGTTGAATTCTACATGACcctcttttacttttactcccATACCATATACTTTAGTAGTTGGGCTAATAGTACCTCTAACATGTAGTAGAAAGATTCTGTTACAATAGATGTTCAGTGGGCAGAAAGAGGTTTTAATTGACTGTAACCATTAAAGTTCTTTCACCTTCTGTTTTACTTCAGCAGATGACAAATCTATTCCCATCTGTCTTAAACACAGTTTTGTTGTCTTAGAGAAGCCAGTCATGTTGTTGTTCCTTTCAGTAATTATCTAAAATAGTTTGTCATGTCAGCAACTTTCATCTTGTGCTATGTTTCTTAATAAATCATAAACATCTTGCCACACTTCAATGGTCAGCAACTGTCTAAAATTGTCATACATACCAGGCCATCTGGTGTTTCATGTATCCAGTAAAACTCTAGCCTGTTCTAGTTTTCTGATTTATAACCCCAACTTGTTACCTCCACAGACTACAGGGAGGGGACACGGCCCCCTCCCCAACCCACCAGAGCGGGATGGTTTTATGATCCAGGTACCGGCAACGGGCAGGATTCGAACTAGACACTGCACCACTGGCGCCTTACGGTTCTCTGCCAACCCCACCACGCCACCGAACACCCTTCACACTTGAACTTGTTCTCGtggtgcttttatcttttcattttggctTTTGGACATGAAAATTGATGTGCTGAACGAAGAGTTTCGATCCAGGTCCTCCTGCATCCGGAGCACTCTCCTAACAGTCTGAGCTATTCTTCCAGATACGTGAAGCTTTCACATTGAaacttttcactctttactttAGACTGGTTTCTTAAAGGCATTAAGTAACTTTAAATTCATGGCGATTGAAGCTTTACCTACACCTGCAAGCTCCTGGTCTTGAACCTACAGCCCAATGAACTACAGTCAGGTCACCATGCCCCTGAGCTATCCTCTCATATGCTCCTACTGCCTCTGTAGGTTTTCTAAGTTGTTCATTTGGTATCTAAAgggtaaataaaaggaaatttaaTCAGAAGGTTTGATCACAGTTCTACTGAGAATCAGGATCTGAACCAGACACTGCACCACTTTCACCTTACAGTTCTCTGCCAACCCCACCACACCACCAAGGACCCTTCACACTCAAGCTTGTTGTCGtggtgcttttatcttttcattttggccaTTGGCCATGAAAATTGATGTACTGATCAAAGAGGTTCAATCTGAGGTTCCCCTTCCTCTAGAACACTCTCCTACCAGCCTGAGCTATTCTTCCAGTTAGATGACACTTCCACATTGAAGCTTTTCAGTCTTAGAGGAATTAGGAAACTAAAAATTCAAGGACTTTGAAGCTGTAATACTTGACCTGTAACCTCTTGGATTTGAACCTACTGCTTGTTGAATTTCAGTCAGCTTTCCATCACTCTGAGCTATCCTCTCATACTCAGTTACAGCCTCTGCAGTTTTTCTAAGTCATTCATTTGGCAtccaaagcatttaaaaaaaaggtctttcCACCACAGTTCAACTAATTATCCAGGCCTTCACCCATCAGGATAAGCTATTTTTCCAGTCGCACTGACAACCcttgtttaaagtttttcacTCTTTATATTTGGCCGTTggccttaaaaacaaacatccatcTTTCTAAAACATTTAGAGGATTTGAACTGGAACCTTCTGCTTCCTGCTGTAGCTTAACATCATCTTGAGCTGCCCAGACACAGGTTTCTCAGAGTTTCTGAGCAGGCTTGACTCTTTAACTCAGGAGCTGAATTCAGAGCTTTGATCACATGTTTTTTCCTGCGTACAGAGATTTCTTCAAGTTACTGAATCATCTGAGTTTCTTAtagagcaggcatgtcaaactggtccagcaaagggccgtgtggctgcaggtttttgttccagccagccaagagcacacagtttgaccaatcagctgtctgaagactgagatcagttgattgaatcagtcaaatctggtgtgctgctgcttggttggaacaaaaacctgcagccacacggccctttgctggaccagtttgacatatgtgttATAGAgtgattttacatttttcttatttttggatAAATAGTTACACATTGTAATGTGTAATGCTGTTTATCTGagcttgtatttattttagttttaagaccttttaaatgccattttatttatttattttatctaaagtGATATTTAAACCATATACTTGAGAGaaggtgtatttttttttacacatgacTATAGGAGCAAACCTTCAACATACAGTACTGTTTTAGGTTTTGCAACCACTTTCAAGTAATACCCATGACAAAGAATCAGTTACTTTTCAGTCATGACCAAAGTCAAAGAACAAGAACTTGTCCTTTCTAGCATTATAGCAAGCAGAAtaattgtctggctgctgtgttgtgtcgaataattttgctttatggatataaacctcctcttcataataagttttttttttttttttatcacacgCCCCCCTGCTACAAGGTGACCCCAACCTCAGACCCCCCACAGCCCCTGACAGGGCGGGACACAGAGCTTGGGTCCCCACAGCGGAGCAGCCCAGATCGCCATCATGGGAATCCACCAAGGACCCGCAGCCATCAAGCACACCCTGCCAATAACAAACGATAAGGTCAcaatcctccaccttcacaaagtgatggagctaatcacaggggaccagatGGAGCGAAATTTATCTAACtgattctttgaggaggcagacgcTGTTTCAATACTAATGTGTCTAGTAAGAGGTTCCTCAACTGCTGAATAcaattatttttggttttccagttcacaaggatagttttctttgcaaataTACACAACCTCTACTTATATTTATGACATGAAAGAAGCAGTCAGGATTTCAGTAAAGTTATGGTACCAAAGCGGTACAGTAACCACCCTCAGCCACTCCCCCAACTCTGCTAACAGCCATTTATACTGACAATTTATGCTTGGCTGTCCTTCGCTGGAACACATTATGAAGCTACCAAATTTACAGTTGCAacaaatgcagtaaaaacaaGGTAATACAAATCCATATTGCACCAAAACTTGattagtttcttttgtttggggTCAAATACAAACATATAGATAGAATATAAAATGTAGAATAACAATGCTAACATTTTAATGTCAAAGGAGTGTTTGATTTCATATTTCAACATCATAGTTTAGCATGTTAGCGTCCTAACGATGCAAAGTACTGCAGAGGTTAAAATGAATCAGTTAGTTTTGCACCTTCTTGATGACAAACTGAGGGTTTGATTGTGGCGCAGCAGACGAAAACTAAAGGTGACAGAACCTGGAATCTGTAGACTCTCTGCTCTCTTTcaaaaagcaactaaaaccCCATCTGTTTCAACTTgattttgtttagcttttttgtgaagcactttgtgaatTTACTTAGACAGGTGTCTAGcacacaggatttttttttcctgaatcacCCATGACTCTGCTTCTTCTTACTAGAAGTGAAAGATCAGCAGTTAATCTACACTAAGAACTTCACAATAGCAATACTGGAGGAAAAGTCGGAGGTGCTTCATTTTCTGGAAATCATGAAAATTTGcacaaattctttttaaaacagccTCTTAAAACCTGAACATCTAACAGTATTGTTTCTTTCCACAACaccttttaaaaccatttatgcATTAACTGTTTATGTCTGTCTGGAGCAAAGAGGTGGAGTTGACAGTAGAGTCGAATATACAGCACATAAAGACATAGCTGTGGTTTAAAAACGGGGAAAGACAGGTTAATGATATTATAAAACAGCTTGGCTTGTGTCGTGTGAAATTTGTTGCTGGACCATCTTTATACATGGATTAATTCACATTTGCAGCGAGTATTTATGGCAGGATTGCTCATTGATGTAATTTAATAGCTTTTGGACAACAAGCAGGAGAATGGACTGTGAATTAGTCACAGAATGAAATATTAAGGAGGATCATTTCATTGTGCGTTTTAATAATGAGAGGAATACAGGGAAATGCTGTAActtgccaaaaagaaaaaataaaggagacaGATCAGAAAACACTcataaaagatatttttaaggattttttatTGGTTCTTCTGCAGTATTGCTGGTCTACCTACAGAAATCAGTTTTCATAGCATGTTGAAATGAAAGTATACCCTCTGAATTCTAAGGTTTCAC
The sequence above is drawn from the Melanotaenia boesemani isolate fMelBoe1 chromosome 22, fMelBoe1.pri, whole genome shotgun sequence genome and encodes:
- the uts1 gene encoding urotensin 1, which codes for MKSVPLLLLLSSVLLSSHLRPVAGRPHFFPVWLNGSGRLQTQQLDEVLLKAAADRAASDLQDDNVLRFLQRRNPDHLHLLSPEEESEEEALRTAVRLLKRSEEPPLSIDLTFHLLRNMIQMAKMESQREQAQLNRKVLDEVGK